From Arcticibacter tournemirensis, one genomic window encodes:
- a CDS encoding acetate/propionate family kinase, which produces MNIFVVNCGSSSIKYQLFKWPSESPICSGLVERIGLEISAITHKVYINGEEKVIKRTLELPDHEAGMQEVGHLLTEPEIGVIQDPSEIEAVGHRIVHGGESFSTTTIVTPEVKEEIKKLAALAPLHNPAHYVGITVAQKIFTSATQIVVFDTAFHQTMPAKAYRYAIPGKFYTDHGVRVYGFHGTSHKYVTAQALSYLKKPDAKIITIHLGNGCSMAAVNAGQCIDTSMGLGPLDGLIMGTRCGNIDASVVFYLVSQLGYDIEQVDALFNKRSGMLGLTGYSDMRDILKAIEEGDENARLAYDMYAYRIKKYIGAYASALNGLDAIIFTAGVGENDKNLREVVCSNMDFLGIEIDKDKNRERSGELREVNTPGSRVKVMVIPTNEELEIAKECFELLESK; this is translated from the coding sequence ATGAATATTTTTGTAGTAAACTGCGGGAGCAGTTCGATTAAGTACCAGTTGTTTAAATGGCCTTCCGAGTCGCCAATATGCAGCGGGTTGGTGGAGCGTATCGGTCTTGAAATTTCAGCGATCACGCACAAGGTCTATATAAATGGCGAAGAAAAGGTGATAAAGCGTACCCTTGAATTGCCCGATCACGAGGCCGGTATGCAGGAAGTAGGGCACTTGCTCACAGAACCAGAAATCGGCGTTATTCAGGACCCCTCAGAGATCGAAGCTGTAGGGCATCGGATCGTTCACGGTGGCGAGAGTTTTTCTACCACCACTATCGTTACCCCTGAAGTAAAGGAAGAGATAAAGAAACTCGCTGCATTAGCTCCCTTGCATAATCCCGCTCATTACGTTGGTATAACGGTGGCCCAGAAGATTTTTACCAGCGCTACCCAAATCGTGGTGTTTGATACTGCATTTCATCAAACAATGCCTGCAAAAGCCTACAGATACGCTATTCCGGGTAAATTTTATACCGACCATGGAGTACGTGTATATGGTTTCCACGGAACAAGTCATAAATATGTAACAGCTCAGGCGCTTTCCTACCTCAAAAAGCCGGATGCAAAGATTATTACGATCCATCTCGGTAATGGCTGTAGTATGGCTGCTGTAAACGCCGGACAATGTATAGATACCAGCATGGGGCTTGGTCCGCTTGATGGTTTAATTATGGGCACAAGGTGCGGTAATATTGATGCATCTGTAGTTTTTTACCTGGTATCCCAGCTGGGCTACGATATCGAACAGGTGGATGCTCTCTTTAACAAGCGGAGCGGTATGCTGGGACTTACTGGCTACAGCGATATGCGTGATATTCTTAAAGCAATAGAAGAGGGTGATGAAAATGCGCGTCTGGCATATGATATGTATGCTTATCGCATTAAGAAGTATATCGGCGCCTATGCATCTGCGTTGAATGGTTTGGATGCTATTATCTTTACCGCCGGTGTAGGTGAGAATGATAAGAACCTAAGGGAAGTTGTTTGCAGTAACATGGACTTCCTGGGCATTGAAATCGATAAGGATAAGAACCGCGAACGTTCCGGTGAGCTCAGGGAAGTAAATACTCCTGGCTCTAGGGTGAAGGTTATGGTTATTCCAACTAACGAAGAACTTGAAATAGCTAAAGAATGCTTTGAGCTATTAGAATCAAAATAG
- a CDS encoding sensor histidine kinase, translating to MNKPRTVFLHAIIWLSILLLFVGIGSRGGKLEEAVVIFVYFGLLNIAIFYINYLYILPKYLNSRRYLGCALSIIFLILFSGLIKYTLASFFSSVVLKRGPQHQIVITFWEYYLGTVFTGTFFVFLSTAAKFAVDWFVNEKVRKNLENEKLIAELAFLKSQINPHFLFNSLNNIYSLAYQHSEKTPEAILKLSEIMRYMLQESNEVKVELSKEIRYLENYIELQKLRFKADSYVSMDIKGDDMQQSIAPLILIAFVENAFKHGVASDPENPIAITIDVMKGRLFFSVKNKKSAQNKDEASGIGLNNVKRRLDLLFPGKYELEINEGREIYHCTLVLDL from the coding sequence ATGAATAAACCAAGGACAGTTTTTCTGCACGCCATAATATGGCTTTCTATCCTCCTTCTGTTTGTAGGTATCGGCAGCAGGGGAGGGAAGCTGGAAGAAGCTGTTGTTATTTTTGTATACTTTGGCTTATTAAATATAGCCATTTTCTATATCAACTATCTCTACATCTTACCTAAATATCTAAACAGCCGAAGGTATCTCGGATGCGCATTAAGTATTATATTCCTCATACTATTCTCGGGCCTTATTAAATATACTTTAGCAAGCTTTTTTAGTAGCGTTGTTTTAAAGCGCGGGCCCCAACATCAAATTGTGATCACTTTTTGGGAGTATTACCTGGGAACGGTTTTTACAGGAACGTTTTTTGTATTCCTCAGTACTGCCGCGAAATTTGCAGTAGACTGGTTTGTAAATGAGAAGGTGCGTAAGAATCTGGAGAATGAAAAGCTCATCGCCGAACTGGCGTTTCTGAAATCACAAATCAACCCCCATTTTTTGTTTAATTCTCTGAATAACATTTATTCGCTTGCCTACCAGCATTCGGAGAAAACTCCGGAAGCCATCCTTAAATTATCTGAAATTATGCGATATATGCTTCAGGAGAGCAACGAAGTAAAGGTGGAGTTGTCAAAGGAAATAAGATACCTTGAAAACTATATAGAATTGCAAAAGTTACGCTTCAAGGCCGATTCTTATGTAAGTATGGATATAAAGGGCGACGATATGCAGCAAAGCATAGCTCCGCTGATCTTAATCGCCTTCGTAGAGAATGCTTTTAAGCATGGCGTCGCTTCTGATCCCGAAAATCCTATTGCAATTACTATTGATGTAATGAAAGGAAGATTGTTCTTTAGTGTGAAAAATAAAAAGAGCGCTCAGAACAAAGACGAGGCTAGTGGAATCGGTCTTAACAATGTGAAACGAAGGCTCGATTTACTTTTTCCCGGAAAATATGAGTTGGAAATTAATGAAGGTAGAGAAATATATCATTGTACACTAGTTTTGGACTTATAA
- a CDS encoding LytR/AlgR family response regulator transcription factor yields the protein MIRCLVVDDEPLALDILTDYIAKVPFLELVKATTSAFEALSIVQNDLIDLVFLDVQMPELTGIQFLKIINGKCNVILTTAYSQYALDGYELDVSDYLLKPIAFDRFYKAVLKVQNQQSQSTPAVTIERPVAASAPDFIFVKTEHRIQKIYINDILYIEGLKDYVSIFTAVERIITLQHMKKLEEVLPNQRFARVHKSFIVSIDKIESIERGRIQIGDKVIPIGDTYRDNFFKKIEDRNI from the coding sequence ATGATACGCTGTCTTGTTGTTGACGATGAGCCTTTAGCACTCGATATTCTGACGGATTATATTGCTAAAGTGCCTTTCTTAGAGCTGGTGAAAGCTACTACGAGTGCTTTTGAGGCATTGTCGATAGTTCAGAATGACTTGATCGATCTTGTTTTTCTTGATGTGCAAATGCCGGAGCTAACAGGCATCCAGTTTTTGAAGATCATTAACGGGAAATGCAATGTAATTCTCACCACCGCCTATTCTCAATATGCATTAGATGGCTATGAGCTTGATGTATCAGATTACCTCTTAAAACCTATCGCCTTTGATCGCTTCTATAAGGCTGTTTTAAAAGTCCAGAACCAGCAAAGTCAGAGTACTCCTGCAGTGACGATAGAGCGGCCTGTGGCAGCATCGGCACCCGATTTTATCTTTGTTAAGACTGAGCATCGTATCCAGAAGATCTATATTAATGATATCCTGTACATAGAAGGACTGAAGGACTATGTTTCTATTTTCACCGCCGTCGAAAGAATAATAACATTACAGCACATGAAAAAGCTGGAGGAAGTATTGCCTAACCAGCGGTTTGCCCGTGTGCACAAATCCTTTATTGTTTCGATTGATAAGATTGAAAGTATAGAAAGAGGACGAATACAAATAGGAGATAAAGTTATTCCCATTGGAGATACCTACCGCGATAACTTCTTTAAGAAAATAGAAGACAGGAACATTTAG
- a CDS encoding lysophospholipid acyltransferase family protein has protein sequence MNKLFGYIFSPLHYLAFGLFLVIFHPIQWLSLKLGGYSAHKRSVDILNFFLVTTYYLMGSRMRFSNKVGLPAGRSIIFIANHQSMYDISPMIWHLRAHHPKFISKIELTRGIPSVSFNLKHGGAANIDRSDPKQSIAEILKLAKRMRENNWSAAIFPEGTRSKDGKMKPFAAGGVITLLKKVPDALVVPVAIKGSWKLTRFGVFPLSFGEKMNWTVLQPIEPAGKTPEDVINEAERAIKEAIAD, from the coding sequence ATGAACAAGTTATTTGGTTATATTTTTTCTCCGCTTCATTATCTCGCCTTTGGACTTTTTCTGGTTATCTTTCATCCCATCCAATGGCTGAGTTTGAAACTGGGAGGATACAGTGCCCATAAAAGGTCGGTAGATATTCTGAATTTCTTTCTGGTTACTACCTATTACCTTATGGGTTCACGGATGAGGTTCTCGAATAAGGTGGGACTCCCTGCCGGCCGGTCCATTATTTTTATAGCCAATCACCAGAGCATGTACGATATTTCGCCGATGATCTGGCATTTGCGGGCTCACCATCCGAAATTTATATCGAAAATTGAGCTAACGCGTGGAATTCCAAGTGTATCCTTTAACCTAAAACATGGCGGCGCTGCCAATATTGACCGCAGCGACCCTAAGCAATCAATAGCTGAGATCCTGAAACTGGCAAAACGTATGCGTGAGAATAACTGGTCGGCAGCGATATTTCCGGAAGGTACCCGCTCAAAAGACGGGAAGATGAAGCCGTTTGCGGCGGGTGGGGTAATAACTTTGTTAAAGAAAGTTCCCGATGCCCTGGTGGTGCCGGTAGCTATTAAAGGTTCATGGAAACTAACACGATTTGGCGTTTTTCCTTTGAGCTTTGGTGAGAAGATGAACTGGACAGTACTTCAACCGATCGAACCGGCTGGAAAAACGCCTGAAGATGTGATAAACGAAGCTGAAAGAGCGATTAAAGAGGCAATCGCCGATTAA
- a CDS encoding NUDIX domain-containing protein: MLNEEVNPWKTLSNREVYENPWIKVTEFDVINPSGGQGIYGKVHFKNYAIGIVALDDQLNIWLVGQYRFPINQYSWEIPEGGGPLGIDPLESAKRELLEETGLVAKNWTEIQQMHLSNSVSDEFGIIYLARNLEQFESEPEETEQLQITKMSLEEAFQMVISGKITDSISVAAILRVKLLVIEGKL, translated from the coding sequence ATGCTGAATGAAGAAGTTAATCCCTGGAAAACATTGTCAAACAGGGAAGTCTATGAGAATCCCTGGATAAAAGTAACAGAATTCGATGTAATCAACCCATCAGGAGGGCAGGGCATCTATGGAAAGGTTCACTTTAAGAATTATGCTATTGGGATAGTCGCGCTCGATGATCAGCTAAACATATGGCTCGTGGGACAGTACCGCTTCCCAATAAACCAATACAGCTGGGAAATCCCGGAGGGTGGTGGTCCCCTGGGTATTGATCCGCTCGAATCTGCTAAAAGGGAATTACTGGAAGAGACTGGACTTGTTGCTAAAAACTGGACAGAGATTCAGCAAATGCATCTTTCTAATTCTGTGAGCGACGAGTTCGGAATTATTTATCTCGCTCGCAACCTTGAACAGTTTGAGTCAGAGCCAGAAGAAACGGAACAGCTTCAAATAACGAAGATGTCTCTGGAAGAAGCCTTCCAGATGGTCATTTCAGGGAAGATCACTGACTCCATAAGCGTTGCAGCCATCTTAAGGGTAAAACTGCTTGTCATAGAGGGAAAGCTATAA